Part of the Natrialbaceae archaeon AArc-T1-2 genome, TCTTCGTCGACGACGCCGATCCCCTCGAGTCGTTCGAGTGCGTACCGAACCGTCCGAGCGGACAGCATCGATTCCTCGACGATCTGCTTTTGGGTGAGCGGGCCATCGTACTCCAGTACCTTGAACACGAGTTTGGCACTCGGCGGCAGATCTGCGATCTTCTCCCCGTCAGTCTCTTCCATGTTACGGATCGAACGGAGCCAACAGTATAAAAGTTGAGTCTTCCGTCAGCAGCGATACGCTCGCTCGTCGACACGATATTATCACTCGACAAAACGGTCGTTTCTGCACACGAGCGGATCTCGCTGTGGCGACGAGAGTGACGAGCCACGACGGAGGATACGTTGCGCGTTCGCCGATCACGGCGGTGTGGCGACGACACCTTCGACGGGCAGTCCGTACAGACTCTCGGTCCGAACGGCTCGGATCTCGAAGTCCGCTCGCTCGAGGGCGGCCACGAGGTCGATCGGCCGACAGTCGAAGACGTCCGGCCGGAGCCGATGGAGCCGGTCGTACAGCGACACGGCGAGGCGATCCTTCCGGGACAGCGAGAGCGCGCCGAGGCGGCCCTCGGACGTGAGAACGCGTCGACACTCCCCGAGGACCGTCTGGCGGTCTGTCGACGACAGTAACTCGAGCGTGAACGACGACACCACCGCGTCGACCGAGTCGTCCGCGACGTGGCGCATGTTTCTGGCGTCGCCGTTGATCAGGAGCGCGCGGTCGCCGAACCCACGATCCTCGAGACGGCGTCGGGCACGATCGATCATCTCCGCCGAGAGGTCGAGTCCGACGACGGTGCCGTCGGCTCCCACCTGCTCTCCAGCCGTCACGAGGGCCGTTCCCGGACCACAGCCGACGTCGAGAACCGTTTCGCCCGGTTCGAGTTCGAGATCGTCGACGAGCCGGTCGACGTGTCTGCGCTCCAGTCTCGTGATGTAGCGGTCGTAGTAGGGTGCGAGCCGATCGTATCGCGTTCCGGCGTCGGCCTCCGAACGAGCGGACTCGAGGCGGTCCATACGTCACGTTCGCTCCGATCGCATCTAATACCGGCGACGAATCGGCTCGTCGGTATCACGCCGACCACTCCTCGAGTCGATCCGAGAGCGACTCGGAGACGTCGGTGAGATACACCGTTCCCCAGATCGCGACGACGATCGCGCCGACGAGGTTGAAGAGCAGGTCGACGATCGTGTCGTGAATGCCGTACTGGGCGAGCACCGCCGGGAGGTCGGCGTAGATCGCGAACTGGTCGATCGCGAACTCGAGCAGTTCCCAGACGACGCCGGCCGCGAGGACGAAGACCAGGATGAGAACGACCATGAACGCCGGTGGGATGTAGACGTCGTCGGTGTGAAGCTCGACGGCTC contains:
- a CDS encoding class I SAM-dependent methyltransferase, translating into MDRLESARSEADAGTRYDRLAPYYDRYITRLERRHVDRLVDDLELEPGETVLDVGCGPGTALVTAGEQVGADGTVVGLDLSAEMIDRARRRLEDRGFGDRALLINGDARNMRHVADDSVDAVVSSFTLELLSSTDRQTVLGECRRVLTSEGRLGALSLSRKDRLAVSLYDRLHRLRPDVFDCRPIDLVAALERADFEIRAVRTESLYGLPVEGVVATPP
- a CDS encoding MarR family transcriptional regulator, whose amino-acid sequence is MEETDGEKIADLPPSAKLVFKVLEYDGPLTQKQIVEESMLSARTVRYALERLEGIGVVDEDIYFADARQSLYRIEEAMTADGGVDESNSGEDACCAE